In a single window of the Natronosalvus caseinilyticus genome:
- a CDS encoding 50S ribosomal protein L14, whose translation MEAMKADVTQGLKKGSLVTCADNSGARELKIISVAGYHGTKNRQPKAGLGDKVTVSVTKGTPEMRRQVLEAVVVRQRKSIRRPDGTRLKFEDNAAVIVDENEEPRGTEIKGPIAREVAERFGAIASTATMIV comes from the coding sequence ATGGAGGCAATGAAAGCCGACGTCACGCAGGGCCTGAAGAAGGGCTCGCTCGTGACCTGTGCCGACAACTCCGGCGCGCGCGAGTTGAAGATCATCAGCGTCGCGGGCTACCACGGAACCAAGAACCGCCAGCCGAAGGCGGGTCTCGGTGACAAAGTCACGGTCTCCGTGACGAAGGGTACCCCCGAGATGCGACGCCAGGTCCTCGAGGCCGTCGTCGTTCGCCAGCGGAAGTCGATCCGCCGGCCGGACGGGACGCGCCTGAAGTTCGAGGACAACGCCGCCGTCATCGTCGACGAGAACGAGGAGCCGCGAGGCACCGAGATCAAGGGACCCATCGCCCGCGAGGTCGCGGAGCGCTTCGGTGCAATCGCCAGCACGGCGACGATGATCGTATAG
- the rplX gene encoding 50S ribosomal protein L24, translated as MSKQPRKQRTQTEQAPLHQKHKQVHATLSDDLREEYDVRRTRVNAGDRVEVMRGDFAGDEGEVLRVDLDEAVIHVEDVTVETADGEEVARPLDTSNVRIVDLDLSDERREARLEGDSE; from the coding sequence ATGAGTAAACAACCACGCAAACAACGAACCCAGACTGAGCAGGCGCCGCTTCACCAGAAGCACAAGCAGGTTCACGCCACGCTCTCCGACGATCTTCGCGAGGAGTACGACGTGCGTCGCACCCGCGTCAACGCGGGCGACCGCGTCGAGGTCATGCGCGGTGACTTCGCCGGCGACGAAGGCGAGGTCCTGCGCGTCGACCTCGACGAGGCCGTGATCCACGTCGAGGACGTGACGGTCGAGACGGCAGACGGCGAGGAAGTCGCCCGACCGCTCGACACGTCGAACGTCCGGATCGTGGACCTCGACCTCTCGGACGAGCGTCGCGAGGCGCGCCTGGAAGGTGATAGCGAATGA
- a CDS encoding 30S ribosomal protein S4e, whose amino-acid sequence MSNHQKRLSVPKSWPVERKTDVFTVKARAGPHGEAGVPLVIVLRDVLGYVDSKKEARYALSQDAILVNGEPINDEKRPIGMFDIVGFPGREEYYRVFPDEGGRLSLTEIDADAADSRLGKVVGKQQVKGGETQLSLHDGTNVVVDEEYSTNDSVVVDNEDKSVVAHFPYEEGALVTAVSGNHGGKIGELVDIDVTLGSGSNIVTVETDDGEFETVEEYVFVIDENFVDDDSSETASGGDDE is encoded by the coding sequence ATGAGCAACCATCAGAAACGACTCTCGGTACCGAAATCGTGGCCGGTCGAGCGCAAGACCGACGTCTTCACCGTCAAAGCGCGCGCCGGCCCCCACGGCGAAGCCGGCGTCCCGCTGGTCATCGTCCTACGGGACGTCCTCGGCTACGTCGACTCGAAGAAGGAAGCCCGCTACGCCCTCTCCCAGGACGCGATCCTGGTCAACGGCGAGCCGATCAACGACGAGAAGCGTCCCATCGGGATGTTCGACATCGTCGGCTTCCCCGGACGCGAGGAGTACTACCGCGTCTTCCCCGACGAGGGCGGCCGCCTCTCGCTGACCGAAATCGACGCCGATGCCGCAGACAGCCGTCTCGGCAAGGTCGTCGGCAAACAGCAGGTCAAAGGCGGCGAGACGCAGCTCTCGCTCCACGACGGTACGAACGTCGTCGTCGACGAGGAGTACAGCACGAACGACTCGGTCGTCGTCGACAATGAGGACAAGTCGGTCGTTGCACACTTCCCCTACGAAGAGGGTGCGCTGGTCACCGCCGTCAGCGGCAACCACGGCGGGAAGATCGGCGAACTCGTCGACATCGACGTGACCCTCGGAAGCGGCTCGAACATCGTCACGGTCGAAACCGACGACGGCGAGTTCGAGACCGTCGAGGAGTACGTGTTCGTCATCGACGAGAACTTCGTCGACGACGACTCCTCGGAGACGGCGAGCGGAGGTGACGACGAATGA
- a CDS encoding 50S ribosomal protein L5, with amino-acid sequence MSESEAGEADFHEMREPRVEKVVVHMGVGRGGRDLGRAEDIIEEITSQQSVRTLAKATEPEFGIRQGDPIGTKVTLRGDDAEDFLETALPLADLSASQFDQTGNFSFGVAEHTEFPSQEYDPNVGIYGLDVTVNLVRPGYRVTKRAKATQAIPSRHRLTPEDAIAYLESSYDVDVEVPDDE; translated from the coding sequence ATGAGCGAAAGTGAAGCCGGCGAGGCCGACTTCCACGAGATGCGCGAACCCCGCGTCGAGAAAGTCGTCGTCCACATGGGCGTCGGCCGCGGCGGACGCGACCTCGGACGCGCCGAGGACATCATCGAGGAGATCACCAGCCAGCAGAGCGTCCGAACCCTGGCAAAGGCGACCGAACCCGAGTTCGGCATCCGCCAGGGCGACCCGATCGGCACGAAGGTCACCCTTCGCGGTGACGACGCCGAGGACTTCCTCGAGACGGCGCTGCCTCTCGCGGATCTTTCGGCGTCGCAGTTCGACCAGACCGGAAACTTCAGCTTTGGCGTCGCTGAACACACCGAGTTCCCGAGCCAGGAGTACGACCCGAACGTCGGGATCTACGGCCTGGACGTGACGGTCAACCTGGTCCGACCGGGCTATCGCGTCACGAAGCGAGCCAAAGCGACCCAGGCGATCCCGTCGCGACACCGGCTGACACCCGAGGACGCCATCGCGTACCTCGAGTCGAGTTACGACGTGGACGTGGAGGTGCCAGACGATGAGTGA
- a CDS encoding 30S ribosomal protein S14, translating to MSESETETENEETGEHAAKRTGQEAACQRCGRKQGLVGKYDINLCRQCFREIARDMGFKKYK from the coding sequence ATGAGTGAAAGCGAAACCGAGACTGAAAACGAAGAGACGGGCGAGCACGCCGCCAAGCGCACGGGACAGGAAGCGGCCTGTCAGCGCTGTGGTCGCAAGCAGGGACTGGTCGGCAAGTACGACATCAACCTGTGCCGGCAGTGTTTCCGCGAGATCGCCCGCGACATGGGATTCAAGAAGTACAAATGA
- a CDS encoding 30S ribosomal protein S8 translates to MTGNDPLSNALSGIDNAESVGHLSHEVEPASNVIGSVLEVFYDRGYIDGFEFVDDGKAGTFEVELKGAINKCGPVKPRYSVKADEFEKWEKRFLPARDFGALVVTTSEGIMSHYEAREQGIGGQVIAYVY, encoded by the coding sequence ATGACCGGGAACGATCCACTCAGTAACGCGCTGTCGGGCATCGACAATGCCGAGAGCGTCGGACACCTGAGCCACGAGGTAGAACCCGCCTCCAACGTCATCGGCAGCGTCCTCGAGGTCTTCTACGACCGCGGGTACATCGACGGCTTCGAGTTCGTCGACGACGGCAAAGCCGGCACGTTCGAGGTCGAATTGAAAGGAGCGATCAACAAGTGCGGCCCCGTCAAGCCCCGATATTCCGTCAAGGCCGACGAATTCGAGAAGTGGGAGAAGCGATTCCTCCCGGCTCGAGACTTCGGCGCGCTCGTCGTGACGACGAGTGAAGGAATCATGAGCCACTACGAGGCTCGAGAGCAGGGCATCGGTGGCCAGGTGATCGCGTACGTCTACTAA
- a CDS encoding 50S ribosomal protein L6, with protein sequence MRTELDIPDDVTAEVDHLDVTIEGPEGSVTRRLWYPDVTVDVDDDRVVIESETENAKTNATVGTFESHVRNAFHGVTEGWEYEMEVFYSHFPMQVRVEGDEVVIENFLGEKAPRRTTIHGDTKVNVDGEALTLSGPNKEHVGQTAADIEQLTKVKGKDTRVFQDGVYITQKPQKGGA encoded by the coding sequence ATGCGAACCGAACTGGACATCCCAGACGACGTAACCGCCGAGGTCGATCACCTCGACGTGACGATCGAGGGCCCGGAAGGCAGCGTTACCCGCCGCCTCTGGTACCCCGACGTCACCGTCGACGTCGACGACGACCGCGTGGTCATCGAGAGCGAGACGGAGAACGCGAAAACGAACGCGACCGTCGGTACCTTCGAGAGCCACGTTCGAAACGCCTTCCACGGTGTGACCGAGGGATGGGAGTACGAGATGGAAGTCTTCTACTCTCACTTCCCGATGCAGGTCCGCGTCGAAGGCGACGAGGTCGTCATCGAGAACTTCCTCGGCGAGAAAGCACCGCGACGAACGACCATCCACGGCGACACCAAAGTGAACGTCGACGGCGAAGCGCTGACGCTCTCCGGCCCGAACAAGGAGCACGTCGGCCAGACCGCCGCCGACATCGAACAGTTGACCAAGGTGAAAGGCAAGGACACCCGCGTCTTTCAGGACGGGGTCTACATCACCCAGAAGCCACAGAAAGGAGGTGCCTGA
- a CDS encoding 50S ribosomal protein L32e, whose translation MADDDQPQELEDISGVGESKADALREAGFESIEDVKEADQDELAEAEGIGNALAARIKADVGDLEVSEETEAEIEDEAAEEEDETEDVETELQPRGLTEKTPDLDDEEARLLGRRHAEGKPQFKRQDYHKKKRTPESWRRPRGGLSKQRRGFKGKGAKVQAGYRTPEAIRGKHPSGFEEVYVENTDDLEGVDGDTQAVRIASSVGARKRERIEEQAEDAEIRVLNPTYVEVEVEDE comes from the coding sequence ATGGCTGACGACGACCAACCACAGGAACTCGAAGACATCAGCGGCGTCGGCGAGAGCAAGGCCGACGCACTCCGCGAGGCCGGGTTCGAGTCCATCGAGGACGTCAAAGAGGCCGACCAGGACGAACTGGCCGAGGCCGAAGGCATCGGTAACGCGCTCGCTGCGCGTATCAAAGCCGACGTCGGCGACCTCGAGGTCTCCGAGGAAACGGAGGCCGAGATCGAAGACGAAGCCGCCGAGGAAGAAGACGAGACCGAAGACGTCGAAACCGAACTGCAGCCCCGAGGGCTGACCGAGAAGACGCCCGACCTCGACGACGAGGAGGCGCGCCTGCTCGGCCGGCGCCACGCCGAGGGCAAACCGCAGTTCAAGCGACAGGACTACCACAAGAAAAAGCGCACGCCGGAATCCTGGCGGCGCCCCCGTGGTGGCCTCTCCAAGCAGCGTCGCGGCTTCAAAGGCAAGGGCGCGAAGGTCCAGGCCGGCTACCGCACGCCCGAGGCTATTCGGGGCAAACACCCGAGCGGCTTCGAGGAAGTCTACGTCGAGAACACGGACGACCTCGAGGGTGTCGACGGCGACACCCAGGCCGTTCGTATCGCCAGCTCCGTCGGCGCTCGCAAGCGCGAGCGAATCGAGGAGCAGGCCGAGGACGCGGAAATCCGCGTTCTGAACCCGACCTACGTCGAAGTCGAGGTGGAAGACGAATGA
- a CDS encoding 50S ribosomal protein L19e, with protein sequence MTDLSSQKRLAADVLDVGQNRVWFDPEAQGDIASAITREEIRELIDDGTIRAKDARGNSRGRARKRNEKRSYGHKKGPGKRRGKKGARQNQKEEWTNKIRAQRRKLRELRDQGEITPTQYRQLYRKAAGGEFRSVRYLLNYIDNEYGDQ encoded by the coding sequence ATGACCGACCTGAGTTCACAGAAGCGACTCGCAGCGGACGTCCTCGACGTCGGGCAGAACCGCGTCTGGTTCGACCCCGAGGCCCAGGGCGACATCGCGTCGGCGATCACGCGCGAGGAGATTCGCGAACTGATCGACGACGGAACGATCCGGGCGAAAGACGCCCGCGGGAACTCCCGCGGCCGTGCCCGCAAACGCAACGAGAAGCGCTCCTACGGCCACAAGAAGGGGCCTGGCAAGCGCCGCGGCAAGAAGGGCGCCCGCCAGAACCAGAAAGAAGAGTGGACCAACAAGATTCGCGCACAGCGCCGGAAGCTTCGCGAACTCCGCGACCAGGGCGAGATTACGCCCACGCAGTACCGCCAGCTCTATCGCAAGGCAGCCGGCGGGGAGTTCCGCAGCGTCCGGTACCTGTTGAACTACATCGACAACGAATACGGTGACCAATAA
- a CDS encoding 50S ribosomal protein L18 — protein MATGPRYKVPMRRRREVRTDYHQRLRLLKSGKPRLVARLSNKHATAQLITPGPDGDDTLASAHSSDLEEYGWDAPTSNLSAAYLTGLLAGKRAVDAGVDEAVLDIGLNKATPGNKVFAIQEGAIDAGLEIPHNDSVLADWSRTRGEHIAEYAEQLDEPLYSGDFDATDLPEHFDDVREAILE, from the coding sequence ATGGCGACAGGACCACGATACAAGGTACCGATGCGACGTCGCCGTGAGGTCCGGACGGACTACCATCAGAGGTTGCGCCTGCTGAAATCGGGGAAACCCCGCCTCGTTGCTCGCCTGAGCAACAAGCACGCCACGGCGCAGCTGATCACCCCCGGCCCTGACGGTGACGACACGCTCGCCAGTGCTCATTCGAGCGACCTCGAGGAGTACGGCTGGGACGCGCCGACGAGTAACCTCTCGGCTGCGTACCTGACCGGCCTGCTGGCCGGGAAGCGAGCGGTAGACGCCGGCGTCGACGAGGCCGTCCTCGATATCGGCCTCAACAAGGCGACGCCCGGAAACAAAGTGTTCGCGATCCAGGAGGGCGCGATCGACGCGGGGCTCGAGATTCCCCACAACGACAGCGTCCTCGCCGACTGGTCGCGTACTCGCGGTGAGCACATCGCCGAGTACGCCGAACAGCTCGACGAGCCGCTTTACAGCGGCGACTTCGACGCGACTGACCTTCCCGAACACTTCGACGACGTACGAGAGGCGATCTTAGAATGA
- a CDS encoding 30S ribosomal protein S5: protein MSANDYDDGWQPVTRLGKLVQEGEIDTMEDALNSGLPLKEPELVDQLLPGLDDEVLDINMVQRMTDSGRRVKFRCVVAVGNRDGFVGYAEGREDQVGAAIQKAIGIAKLNLIQVPRGSGSWEDRSDRPHSLTRRTTGKAGSVEVELIPAPEGLGLAASDTVRAVLELAGIENAWTKSHGNTRTTVNLAKATYNALENASQSRVPREVAER from the coding sequence ATGAGCGCAAACGACTACGACGACGGGTGGCAGCCCGTAACCCGACTCGGGAAGCTCGTTCAGGAGGGCGAAATCGACACGATGGAGGACGCCCTCAACTCCGGACTTCCCCTCAAAGAGCCCGAACTCGTCGACCAGCTCCTCCCCGGACTGGACGACGAGGTGCTGGACATCAACATGGTCCAGCGGATGACCGACTCCGGCCGCCGGGTGAAGTTCCGGTGTGTCGTCGCCGTCGGCAACCGCGACGGCTTCGTCGGCTACGCCGAGGGTCGCGAGGACCAGGTCGGCGCCGCCATCCAGAAGGCAATTGGTATCGCGAAGCTGAACCTCATCCAGGTGCCCCGCGGCTCCGGGTCGTGGGAGGACCGATCGGATCGGCCCCACTCGCTGACTCGTCGGACGACTGGCAAGGCCGGCTCCGTTGAGGTCGAACTCATCCCGGCCCCCGAAGGGCTGGGCCTGGCCGCGAGCGACACCGTGCGCGCGGTGCTCGAGCTCGCCGGCATCGAGAACGCCTGGACGAAGAGCCACGGCAACACCCGAACGACGGTGAACCTGGCGAAAGCGACCTACAACGCGCTCGAGAACGCCTCGCAGTCGCGTGTCCCCCGTGAGGTGGCTGAACGATGA
- a CDS encoding 50S ribosomal protein L30, whose protein sequence is MTAKAIVQIRGEVNRQQAVDDTLSMLNLHKVNHLTIVPDTDTYRGMITKVHDFVAYGEPDVDVLETVLAKRAEPLEGRQSDVDADWIADHTEYDDFAALAEALLAEETTLREQGLSPTLRLHPPRGGHDGVKHPTGNGGQLGKHTTEEINALLTAMR, encoded by the coding sequence ATGACGGCGAAGGCTATCGTCCAGATTCGCGGCGAGGTCAACCGCCAGCAGGCCGTCGACGACACGCTGTCGATGCTGAACCTGCACAAGGTCAACCACCTCACCATCGTCCCCGACACGGACACCTACCGCGGGATGATTACCAAGGTCCACGACTTCGTGGCCTACGGTGAACCCGACGTCGACGTGCTCGAGACGGTGCTCGCGAAGCGAGCGGAACCGCTCGAGGGCCGCCAGTCCGACGTCGACGCAGACTGGATCGCCGATCACACCGAGTACGACGACTTCGCCGCCCTCGCCGAGGCCCTCCTCGCAGAGGAGACGACGCTTCGCGAGCAGGGGCTGTCGCCGACGCTGCGACTGCACCCGCCACGGGGTGGCCACGATGGCGTCAAACACCCGACCGGTAACGGCGGGCAACTCGGAAAGCATACAACCGAGGAGATTAACGCCCTGCTAACGGCGATGCGATAA
- a CDS encoding uL15m family ribosomal protein, which produces MTSKKRRQRGSRTHGGGTHKNRRGAGHRGGRGKAGRDKHEFHNYESREKHGFKRPQGAQPTVAEIDVQTLDEDAILYVADGDAEETDDGYAIDARDVVEDGYEADVVKVLGSGQVRNTLEITADAFTETAREKLEDAGGEAVVSERAQAAEENDEAEAEAEADKATED; this is translated from the coding sequence ATGACGAGCAAGAAACGACGTCAGCGCGGCTCGCGAACCCACGGCGGCGGCACGCACAAGAACCGCCGCGGGGCCGGCCACCGAGGTGGCCGCGGCAAAGCCGGGCGTGACAAACACGAGTTCCACAACTACGAATCGAGAGAGAAACACGGCTTCAAGCGACCACAGGGCGCCCAGCCCACCGTCGCCGAGATCGACGTCCAGACACTCGACGAGGACGCGATCCTCTACGTCGCCGACGGCGACGCCGAAGAGACCGACGACGGCTACGCCATCGACGCCCGCGACGTCGTCGAGGACGGCTACGAGGCCGACGTCGTCAAGGTCCTCGGCAGCGGCCAGGTCCGGAACACGCTCGAGATCACGGCGGACGCCTTCACCGAGACGGCCCGCGAGAAACTCGAGGACGCCGGTGGCGAAGCGGTCGTCTCCGAGCGCGCACAGGCAGCAGAGGAAAACGACGAAGCCGAGGCGGAAGCCGAAGCCGACAAGGCCACTGAGGACTAA
- the secY gene encoding preprotein translocase subunit SecY, giving the protein MGWKEAAEPVLTRMPTVRRPEGHVPFKRKLGWTAGILVLYFFLTNIAVLGVAQGGEDLFGQFRAILAGEHGSLLQVGIGPIVTASIVLQLLGGANLLGLDTNDPRDQVLYQGLQKLLVVVMTALTALPMVFAGSFLPSVNVLQLGGLTLTGAEVQTLMFVQIFIGGILILYMDEVVSKWGVGSGVGLFIIAGVSQRLVSGFLSLSDQGFFYSWYQILFTDEIAVNSWLSSEGFNTLFIANNGGQLLALATTLLIFGIVVYAESVRVEIPLSHARVKGARGRFPVKLIYASVLPMILVRAVQANIQFLGQILQSQWSMPGWLGVYSNGQPVGGFFYYFAPIYSPGDWMWWTGQTPAGIDPWQIMVRIGIDLTFMVVGGAIFAIFWVETTDMGPKATARQIQNSGMQIPGFRQNAGVVEKVMERYIPQVTVIGGALVGLLAVWANMLGTIGAVSGTGLLLAVSITYKLYEEIAEEQLMEMHPMMRQMFGGE; this is encoded by the coding sequence ATGGGATGGAAGGAAGCCGCTGAACCGGTCTTGACGCGAATGCCCACCGTTCGCCGCCCGGAAGGGCACGTTCCCTTCAAGCGAAAGCTGGGGTGGACGGCGGGGATTCTCGTACTGTACTTCTTCCTGACGAACATCGCGGTCCTGGGCGTCGCTCAGGGCGGCGAGGACCTGTTCGGCCAGTTCCGCGCGATCTTAGCCGGTGAGCACGGCTCACTCCTGCAGGTCGGTATTGGCCCAATCGTCACCGCCAGCATCGTGTTGCAGTTGCTCGGTGGGGCGAATCTGCTCGGACTCGACACCAACGACCCGCGCGATCAGGTCCTCTACCAGGGTCTGCAGAAGCTGCTCGTCGTCGTGATGACGGCGCTGACGGCCCTGCCGATGGTGTTCGCCGGCAGCTTCCTTCCGTCAGTGAACGTCCTCCAGCTCGGCGGCCTCACCCTTACGGGGGCTGAGGTGCAGACGCTGATGTTCGTACAGATCTTCATCGGCGGGATCCTCATCCTCTACATGGACGAGGTCGTCAGCAAGTGGGGCGTCGGCAGCGGTGTCGGCCTGTTCATCATCGCCGGAGTCAGCCAGCGACTCGTCTCGGGATTCCTCTCGCTTTCCGACCAGGGATTCTTCTACAGCTGGTACCAGATCCTGTTCACCGATGAGATTGCGGTCAATTCCTGGCTCAGTAGCGAGGGCTTCAATACGCTGTTCATCGCCAATAACGGCGGCCAGCTGCTGGCGCTCGCGACGACACTGTTGATCTTCGGGATCGTCGTCTACGCGGAGTCCGTCCGCGTCGAGATCCCGCTGAGCCACGCCCGCGTAAAGGGTGCTCGCGGACGCTTCCCCGTAAAGCTCATCTACGCGAGCGTCCTGCCGATGATCCTCGTTCGCGCCGTGCAGGCGAACATCCAGTTCCTGGGCCAGATCCTCCAGAGTCAGTGGTCGATGCCCGGGTGGCTCGGCGTCTACTCCAACGGACAGCCGGTCGGCGGGTTCTTCTACTACTTCGCGCCGATCTACTCGCCGGGCGACTGGATGTGGTGGACGGGACAGACCCCCGCGGGAATTGACCCCTGGCAGATCATGGTGCGGATCGGCATCGACCTGACGTTCATGGTCGTTGGTGGTGCCATCTTCGCCATCTTCTGGGTCGAAACGACGGACATGGGGCCGAAAGCGACGGCTCGACAGATCCAGAACTCCGGGATGCAGATCCCCGGCTTCCGCCAGAACGCGGGTGTCGTCGAGAAGGTCATGGAGCGGTACATTCCGCAGGTGACCGTCATCGGCGGCGCGCTCGTCGGGTTGCTCGCCGTCTGGGCGAATATGCTCGGTACCATCGGTGCCGTCTCCGGAACCGGCCTGCTGCTCGCGGTCTCGATCACGTACAAACTGTACGAGGAGATCGCCGAGGAGCAGTTGATGGAGATGCATCCGATGATGCGCCAGATGTTCGGCGGCGAGTAG
- a CDS encoding cytochrome C oxidase subunit IV family protein yields the protein MSSVRTYTLIYVLLLSLGTAKFVFFELPWFTYEFAVGATLFLAVIKSLLIAGWYQHLVDEPRSITYVMLSAVFMVFLLAVAAGFSIQ from the coding sequence ATGTCGAGTGTACGAACCTACACCCTCATCTACGTCCTGTTGCTGTCGTTAGGGACGGCAAAGTTCGTGTTCTTCGAACTCCCCTGGTTTACCTACGAGTTCGCCGTGGGGGCGACGCTCTTCCTCGCCGTCATCAAGTCCCTGCTCATCGCCGGCTGGTACCAGCATCTCGTGGACGAACCGCGCTCAATCACCTACGTGATGCTCAGCGCCGTCTTCATGGTCTTCCTGCTGGCGGTCGCCGCCGGCTTCTCGATCCAGTAA
- a CDS encoding DUF7410 domain-containing protein yields MHAEPVTEPEYDVPEEGPALSCPYCARPLQTEELLTYHVGLAHDDVCSDAEREAFEEAREDEEFDLFTFHAKAAVSVFLIYFMFVFLYGLVWSG; encoded by the coding sequence ATGCACGCGGAGCCCGTCACCGAACCCGAGTACGACGTGCCCGAGGAGGGACCGGCACTGAGCTGTCCCTACTGCGCTCGCCCGCTCCAGACCGAGGAACTCCTCACGTATCACGTGGGTCTCGCTCACGACGACGTTTGCAGCGACGCTGAGCGCGAGGCGTTCGAGGAGGCCCGCGAGGACGAGGAGTTCGACCTGTTCACCTTCCACGCGAAGGCGGCCGTCTCGGTGTTTCTGATCTACTTCATGTTCGTGTTCCTCTACGGACTCGTCTGGTCGGGCTGA
- a CDS encoding NAD-dependent epimerase/dehydratase family protein gives MADHHGSTDRTVAITGASGRVGREAIEALSAYDCRLFSHSEHEDIDSETLEIADRDAFSNALEGANVLIHLAANPSPRAEWDDLEGPNIDGVYNAFEAALENDLERVIFASSNHAVNGENVVDPTRVETTGGDPRVVRPDDPPSPDSYYGVTKVFGEAMGEYYARRHGLEVVNLRIGWLLDEEELREICDERDGSGERYARAMWLSPADCWRLLEATVSASLSTHAITAHGVSNNADRFLSLAETMHELEYRPRDDSSVVLDE, from the coding sequence ATGGCGGACCACCACGGATCGACCGATCGGACAGTGGCCATTACCGGCGCCTCCGGACGGGTTGGTCGAGAGGCAATCGAGGCCCTGTCGGCGTACGACTGTCGCCTCTTCAGCCACAGCGAACACGAGGACATCGACAGCGAGACGCTCGAGATCGCCGACCGCGACGCCTTCTCGAACGCGCTCGAGGGCGCGAACGTGCTGATCCACCTCGCCGCGAACCCCTCCCCCAGGGCCGAGTGGGACGACCTGGAGGGGCCGAATATCGACGGCGTGTACAACGCGTTTGAGGCTGCCCTCGAGAACGACCTCGAGCGAGTGATCTTCGCGAGTTCGAACCACGCCGTCAACGGCGAGAACGTCGTGGACCCGACGAGGGTCGAGACCACCGGAGGCGATCCGCGCGTCGTCCGCCCCGACGACCCGCCCAGCCCCGACAGTTACTACGGCGTGACGAAGGTCTTCGGGGAGGCGATGGGCGAGTACTACGCCCGCAGACACGGCCTCGAGGTCGTGAACTTGCGAATCGGCTGGCTCCTGGACGAGGAGGAATTACGCGAAATCTGCGACGAACGCGACGGCTCCGGCGAGCGTTACGCCCGTGCGATGTGGCTCAGCCCCGCCGATTGCTGGCGCCTTCTCGAAGCGACGGTCTCGGCCTCGCTCTCGACCCACGCTATCACCGCCCACGGCGTCTCGAACAACGCGGACCGCTTCCTGTCGCTGGCCGAGACGATGCACGAACTCGAGTATCGGCCCCGCGACGACTCGAGCGTCGTGCTCGACGAGTAA
- a CDS encoding DUF7344 domain-containing protein → MDRQSSKSSAEGLGIGGEATRTSSPVGSEPNPLDEVLLAIASEQRRVILRTLELADEEAMEMDVLADRVAEALRNTDRADSEHRQRVRTALHHVHLPKLEACRLVVRDTETNRIRNATGDLGQELLTMLESYETQG, encoded by the coding sequence ATGGATCGCCAGTCGAGCAAGTCGAGCGCGGAAGGATTGGGTATCGGGGGAGAGGCGACGAGAACCAGTTCACCGGTGGGCAGCGAACCGAATCCTCTCGACGAGGTTCTCCTGGCAATTGCCAGCGAGCAACGTCGAGTTATTCTTCGAACGTTGGAGCTCGCCGACGAAGAAGCGATGGAGATGGACGTACTTGCGGACCGGGTTGCCGAAGCGCTACGGAATACAGATCGAGCAGACAGCGAGCACAGACAACGCGTCCGAACGGCGCTCCATCACGTCCACCTCCCGAAACTGGAAGCGTGCAGGCTGGTCGTCCGCGACACCGAAACGAATCGGATTCGGAACGCCACCGGCGACCTGGGTCAGGAACTGCTGACGATGCTCGAGTCCTACGAGACACAAGGGTAA